From the genome of Methanoregula boonei 6A8:
AGGTTGGCGGTGATTTCTACGATTTCATCCCGCTCGGGAAGGACCGGTGGGGCCTGGTGATCGCTGATGTCTCCGGCAAAGGTGTGCCCGCCGCGCTCTTCATGGCATTGTCCCGTACCCTTATCCGGGCAAGTACCCTCGCAAATGCAGACCCGGCGGTGGCGATCGGGCATGCAAACCAGCTGATCTGTGAGGATTCAAAGACAGACATGTTTGTCACGCTCTTCTATGCGATCCTTGATTCCCGCGCAATGACGCTTGATTATGTGAATGCCGGTCACAACCCTCCCCTGCTTCTCAAGGGGACCTCGTCGGATGTCGTCCTCCTCAAAGCCCGGGGCATCGCGCTTGGGTTAACCGATGAGATGGATCTCCAGTCTGCCAGGATGGATCTCCGGCCCGGCGATGTGCTCGTGCTTTACACGGATGGCGTGACCGAAGCAATCAACGATCATGAAGAGGAATTTGGCGAGCAGCGCCTTCTTTCCGTTATCATGGAGAACCGCACACTTCCTGCCGCAGAACTGCTCGAGAAGATCCTTAATGCTATCAGTACATTTGCCGGCAACCGCCCCCAGCATGACGATATCACGCTTTTGATCCTGCACGCTGTATAAGGGCGGAGGAATCTCTCCGTTCACACATCATGAATCCTGTTTTTGGCCTTATGATTCCCGGGGTGCGGGTTTGGGGAAAACCTGGCATTTTTCGAATTGCCCGCCGGTATATACCATGACGGTGAGAGGACTGCCCTTTTTGAACTGGCGCATGCGGTCATCGTACACTTTCTGGACATGCCGGAGCTGGTGCCGCGCAAACCATTGTTGCACACATTCCAGGAATGCAATCTGGTGGTCGAGGAAGGCATGTTCGTATTCCATGGTCTCCCGGGCCAGGGTACGGCTTTCCTCATCGGTAATTTTTGCGTTGTATTTACCATGCTTTTCAAAACCGGAGATCTGGCGCCAGTCTATGATCCCGTCTTCATCCGGCTCCCGGTGGAGCATGTATGGGTAGATACGGCATATGGCAAACCTCCGGTCATAGATTGTGCACCTGCCATTTTCAAGGAACCAGCAGGATCCCTCTTTATCGTCTTTGACTTTCAGGGCATAGCCGGAGACATAGAATGTACCGTGCTGGTCGCAGAACTCGGGATCCGGGGCGGGTTCGAGTGCATCAGGATCGATTGCACGTGCCGTGGCTACCTCCTGCTCCAGCAGGAAGACGTGACCGTTGAATGCCCGGGTACAGCATTTCGCACAGTATGTGCACCGGAAGCCTACATCCCGGATGATACCTGAAAGACGGTCAGGGGGGTAACTAAAGAGGGCATTTTTTTCAGCAGTAAGTGCAGCGATGCGGTACGGGATAGGAACAAGAGATACGATAACCACCCGGTCTATGCATGGGTTGGGATGCCGGAGATATGACTTTTATGCTATTTCTTTTTGATCGCAGGTGCTTTCCACGAGGATCTGCTGCACACACGGTCTTCTCAGATAATGGTTCGTGCAGCCGGTCTGTCCCTCACTAACTTCACGGGAGCGCTCGGAAATTGCAGGAGTGATAAATCAGGGGAATGATACCGGAATAATAATCCAATAAACTTCGAAGATTCCTGAATATATTTCCCATAAATTTTTTTGGATGGTTTTAGAGAACATCCCGTAAGAGAGCAATATTTTTTTCCAGTTTTGCAATTATTTTCTCGCTGGCACGGCTCCTTGGGGCTTTTTCTTCTGCTCCAGCGGTTTCCAGGCCGTATTTTACAAATATTTCGCCGTCCGTGTTAACATAGATAGTATTCAGAACCTGGTTATCCCTGAGTCGATCAAAATCGCCGATCCCTTTCTGGGAGAGGAGTTCCCGTATTCTCTTTACTTTCCCGCGTTCGTAAGCACTCAGGTTTCTGGAACCTTTTGGGCGTCCTCGTGGCATATTTAAGAAATTTTGTCTTGATCTATATATAAGAATAGGGTTATCGCGGAGGTCGATGTTGTCCGCAATATACACTACAAAACATTCGCCGGGGCCTCCCTGAAAAATTAATCGCATTTGCGCAGGATATTTCCCAAAAAAACTGCATATATATGAGTTCCCGCGGGAAACCGGAATTAAAAAAAGATACGCGCGGGAAACAACGGCTCTAAAAAAAAAATGGTGGTATATCAGGAACCTACCATTATGGGCGTCTGCTTCTCGGGGATCTTCTTCTGGACCGGGGGTTTCTGGAGATGTTCCGGGTGAACCGGATCTTTGGCTTTCTCATCAGGATGCCCGGTCATGAGCCGGTTCTGGTGTTCGAGTGCCTGGAGAATCTGCCTGCTTATTTCAAGATTTTCTCTGGTGAGCGCCGCAATATCTGTCATAATTTTTGTCTGATCGGCAATGAGGGACTGAATCTCCCGTGTGGCTGCGGTTCCGGTTTCTGCCTGGGGAAGGGTCAGCTGCCTTTTTTTTGCAAATTCGCTCCGCCGTTTCCATATCTTGCTGATGCTGTCGAGACCTTTTTTTGTGTCCGGGAATACCTTGAGGTACTGCTCATAAAATTCGCGGCTGTCCCTGGACCTGAGGACGAGGTCGATCTCTGCTTCCTCGACCACCTGGTATTTTCTGGCTGGATTTTTCTGCATAACGATACAGTCTCTAAGTCATCCCTTGCGGGAAAAAAGAATTGTGGTTTGGGGGTACGGGTTTTTCCTCCATAGTTTCCCCGGGTCGCCAAATCAGTCCTTGCCTCAGGGAAGTCAGGATAGGGTTGCAACGGGGGCAGACGTTCGGATCACGACCGGGAGGTATCGGATCTTCATTTTCACCCTGCATGCAGTACTGCCTAAAGAGCCGACCCTGTACCTTTGTGCATGGCGCTTGAAGATATCCTTGAATACGTAAGTGTCGCGCTGGTTATCGGTTTTTTCCTCGGCCTGCTTTTTATGAGAGCGCAGTTTCGGACAGTCGAGGCCCGGTACCGTGCCGATCTTGAACGCTGGAAAGCAGAATCTGCCGCCGAGATCCGCAAAGACTCTGTCAACCGCTCCCGTTTCACCCTGAAAGGCAGGATTGCCGAGCAGATGGCACCCCTGCTGCCCTCATTTGGGTATCTTCCTGCCGATGCCCGGTTCATCGGATCTCCTGTAGATTACATTATTTTTGATGGCCTTTCATCGGTTGCCGATGAAAAAGGATCGGATATCCGGATTATCTTTATGGATGTGAAACAGGGAAGTGCGACCCTCTCCCGTACCCAGCGGGTGATAAAGAAAGCCGTGGAGGAAAAGGCGGTTACCTGGCAGACCCTTCATCTGGAGGATGAATGACCGGAAGTTCCGGATAAATAGCGCACGTTGAAGGACCAATAAAGAACATCCTCGTCTATCTATAGGATCGCCAAATCGCATCAAGAAGGAATGATACCTCTGATGCTTTTGGTCTCTTGCGAATCGGGAGTCAGATTACCTCTCGCAATACAGGGGATAAAAAAAAGATTAGTTGTAAGATCGGAAGGGGACATACTGATCGTATATCTTAACCCGGTCGCCCTGAGGAGTGATCACCCAGACTTCTGCCCGGTCATTATTCCCGGTAGTGCCCGGGAGACTGACGGTCTGGCCTACGGACATAGGCTGTGTAAAATTGCCGTTCTCCACAGTACCATCGGAGCGGGTGAGCTGGACATCGATTTCCGGAATTAAATTCATGCCCATGCCGCCATTGAAGGTGTAAACTACCTCCGGATCGATGGCCTTTCCATTACTGTTTACCTGAACCTGGACAGCCCAGTTTGCCTGCAGTGTCTGGGTGGGTCCCGGTGTGGCGGGGACAAAGGTTGTCGGAACCGCTGTGGTCGTGGCTACCGGCACCGGGGTAGTCGCCTCGGCTGTGGGGGCCGGGGTTGCCTGCGGTGCGGTCGGCTGGGTACAGCCGGCAACGATAAGCAAAAGCATCAGGAATACGATGCCACCAAGGATCATCTTTGCATTCATGCAAAAGGGTTCGGTTTGCGAGATATTGAGGATTGTGCCGTTTCCCTTATGTTTATAAAAAAAAAGATCCTGTTTTTTCCCGGTTACGGGTGCCGGCCCTGTGCCGGCTCTATTGCCGTGGAGAGTCCCCGGATCGTCCGCTCTTTCATAATCGTATAGACCTCACCCGCATACTCCCGGGGTACTTCGACAAAGGAATATGTATCGAGGATCCTTATTGCGCCGATGTATTTTCCCGGGATACCTGTTTCCCCGGCAATGGCCCCGACAATATCCTTGGGTGCCACCTTGTGGTCGCGGCCGATACCCAGGAAAAATCTTACCATGCCTGATTCTGCACCGGTATCCCCGAAATCCTTCGGAACCGCGTGCTCGGTATGGGAATCGCTTCCCTGTTCCAGGCGTATTTTTAAAAGGGCTGCAGCGATCTCAAGCGTGGTGAGATCCCCTTCGCTCTCCTGCTCAACAATCCGGGCATACGGCTCGGTACCTCCCTTCTGGATGGTCTCGCGTACCTCTTCGAGTATAGTCTTTGTTTTTTGCTCGACCACATCGTCAGCCGTGGGCAGGGGTTTTCTGGGGATCTGGACTTTTATGTATTTCTGGATCTCGCGGAGCTTGGTGAAATCGCGGGACGTAACAAAGGTGATCGCCCGCCCGCTCTTTCCTGCCCTCCCCGTCCTGCCAATCCGGTGGATGTAGTAATCAACGTCCTGCGGGACATCATAGTTGATCACCATGTCCACATCTTCGACATCTATTCCGCGCGCAGCAACATCGGTTGCGATCAGGATATCGATGGTACCCTTCCGGAACCCTCCCATGACCCGGTCGCGCTGGGACTGTTTCATATCCCCGTGGAGCTCTTCTGCGCGGTAACCCCGTGCCCGGATGCGGCCGGCAAGGTCTTCTGCGCCCCGTTTTGTGTTGCAGAAAATGATAGCAAGCTGCGGGTCAACGACATCGATCACCCGGCAGAGAGAATCGAGCTTGTCCCGGTCCCTGACTTCAATATAGGACTGCTCGATCGCAGGAACGGTGAGCTCCTGGTACTCGACCCGGACAAATTCGGGACGGTTCTGGAACCTTTTTGAGATCTCGATGATCGGCTTGGGGAGCGTTGCAGAGAAGAGAAGCGTCTGGCGTTTCTGGGGTACGCGCTTTAAAATGAGCTCGATATCGTCCCGGAATCCCATGTCAAGCATCTGGTCCGCCTCGTCGAGCACAACCATCGAGACATGGTCAAGTGAGAGGGTACGGCGCTTGAGGTGATCCATCACACGCCCGGGAGTGCCAATCACAATGTGGACACCGTTTGCAAGGGCCTTGAGCTGGCGTTCTATGGGCTGGCCGCCATAGACCGGGAGAACGGAGATTTTTGGGAGGTAGGCGAGGAGATGGGAAAATTCCTCGGCGATCTGGATGGCGAGTTCCCGGGTGGGGCACAGAACGATGACCTGCACGACCCGTTGTGAAGCATCGATATTTTCTATAACGGGGATGCCAAACGCGGAGGTCTTTCCGGTACCGGTCTGTGCCTGCGCGGTCACATCGCGGCCGGCCTGGATAAGGGGAATGGCAAGTGCCTGGATGGGGGTGGGCTCTTCAAAGCCCATATTTTCTATGGCTTTCGCGATCTCTTTTGAGAGGGAGAGATCGGAAAACTGCAATCTTGTATTCATATCGCACGACTATTTGGCGCGTGGGCTCTTAAGATGGTACCCCTGTTCTGCGATCCGGATGAAGCCGGATTTCGAATTTTTAACGCTTGCTCGTTTCCCCGGGTCTTCCCGGTCCGTGAGTTTCCTTCAGGATCCTCAAGTATCTCCGGGGCTACTAACGGTATTATGAGCGGGTGATGCCAACGGGAAGTATTCTCAGATTTACGGAGAGATCCATGAAAGTTGTTGCATTTAACGGGAGTGCCCGCAAGGACGGGAACACGGCAATTCTTGTGCGGGAAGTGTTTAAGGAACTCGAAAAATCTGGAATTGAAACCGAGATCGTGCAGCTTGCGGGAAAGAAAGTTCACGGGTGCACGGCCTGCATGAAATGCATGGAGAAGAAGGACCGCCGCTGTGTGATCGAAGATTTTGCAAACGAGTGTATTGCAAAGATGGATGAGGCAGAGGGGATCATCCTTGCCTCCCCGACGTACTTCTCTGATGTGACTGCGGAGATGAAAGCCCTGATCGACAGGTCCGGTTTTGTTGCCATGGCAAACGGCAGCATGTTCCGCCGCAAGGTAGGGGCAGCGGTTGTGGCAGTCCGCCGGGGCGGGGCAATTCACACGTTTGATACGATCAATCACTTCTTCTTCATCAGCCAGATGGTAGTCCCGGGCTCATGCTACTGGAACGTAGGGATTGGCCTTGCACCTGGCGATGTGGAAAAAGACAATGAAGGGCTTGAGACCATGAAGGTGCTGGGCGAAAACATGGCATGGGCCATGAAAAAACTTAATAAATAACTTTTTTGGCATTGCATCCCCGGGAATGTCCCGGCTGCTTATCCTTTCCAGCATTCAAGCGCACTCGTGTTGTCGTTGATCCTGCTATGGTGCCGGCTGTAGATGACATAGATTACGAGGCCGACGGTGAGCCAGAGCACAAAGCGCAGGTGAGTGACGAGCGGGAGTGCGAGGATCAGGAGTCCGCAGGAAAGAATGCAGAGAATTGGGACGAGGGGGACAAGCGGGCACCGGAAAGGCCGTGGAAACGACGGTTTCGTGTACCGGAGCACGATCACACCCAGAGACACGATGATGAATGCGGCAAGCGTCCCGATGTTCACTAGCTCGGCTATTGTGGTGAGCGGAAGGAATCCGGCAAGGAGTGCCGTGACCGTGCCGACAAGAAGGGTAACCTTGACCGGTGTCCGGTATACCGGGTGGATCTGCCGGAATATCCCGGGAAGCAACCCGTCACGGGACATGGCAAAGAAGATCCGGGTCTGGCCGTACAGGAGGACAATGATAACCGAAGTGATGCCGCAGATTGCCCCGACTGAGATGAGCGCCGATCCCCATGAGATCCCGATCTGTTCAAGGGCAAATGCAACCGGCGCGCTTGTCCCGGCAAAGAGCGAGTACGGAACTATCCCGGTGAGCACAGCGGAGACCGCAATATAGAGTACTGTCGCAATGGCAAGTGAAGAGAGAATCCCGAGGGGCACATCCCTTGTTGGGTTTTGAACCTCTTCTGCCGCGGTTGAGACTGCATCGAACCCGATGTAGGCAAAAAAGACGATTGCGGCCCCGGTGATAACCCCGTTCCAGCCAAACGGCATGAATGGCACCCAGTTGGCCGGCTGGATGTGACCAAAGGCCAGGTACAGGAAAAGGAGGATTACCCCCAGTTTTATGGCGACGATTACTGTGGTCACCCGGGCACTCTCACGTACCCCGATGATGAGCAGGAGCGTTACAAGGCCGATGATTACCATTGCCGGGATATTGACAAGTCCCCCACTGGTCCCGGGGGGATTCACAAGCATTGCAGGTAACGTGATCCCGGCCCCTGCTGCAAGGCTGGTGACATATCCCGACCAGCCGACTGCAACTGCCGCTATCGAGACCGCGTATTCGAGGATCAGGTCCCACCCGATGATCCAGGCCCAGATCTCACCAAGCGACGCGTAGCTGTACGTGTATGCGCTTCCGGCAACCGGGACCATTGCGGCAAACTCCGCGTACGCAAGGGCTGCAAAAGCACAGACAATACCGGCGATGACAAAGGAAATGACCAGGGCCGGGCCGGAATAATTGGCTGCGACTACCCCGGTGATGACAAAGATACCGGTACCGATAATGGCGCCAATGCCCATGAGCGTGAGATCGAGGGGCGAAAGCACTTTCCTGAGCGCATGCTCGCCGCTGGTACACTCCATGAGTTTGTCAATGGTCTTGGTCCTGAAGGCCTGGGTACCCTTCGGGATAAGCGCCCGTAGATCCATAGGTCTACCTGAGTGATCTGCGTCCGGGTTAATAGAAGAAACGGAATCCGTAACGGGAACAGATACAAAAGGAGATTTCCGACCTCCGTCCCCTCTAAAAAAACAACGCGGTCTTGGCGGCAGGCATCAGGTTACGAGGTTTTTTTAGACCTCTATAGTCAGATCGTCTTCCGATACCAGAAGTCCCGGGCATTCCTTTTCGAACTGCGCCTTTAACGCCCGGCGTTCCTCCAGCGTCTTATATACCTCTGCCCCAAAATGCGTCAGCGCCAGACGTTTTGCCCCGGCCCGCCGGGCAACCTCAATTGCATCCTCCGGGTTCATATGGGGCCAGAGCGGACTTTTCTCCCCCGGTTTTAACCCGCACTCCGTAATAAGAAGATCGGCATCACGCGCGAGTGAGACTGCATTGTCGCAGAGTCCTGTATCCGTGCAGTAGGTCACTACCTTGTTATCGATCTCGAACCGGTACCCCGTGCAGGGCACCGGGTGGACAAGGGGCAGGCAGGTTACCTTAAAGGGGAGTTCATGCACGCCTTCCTTTAGTTCTTTTACGGTGACGGCAAAGGGGACCCGGTCAAGCGGTACCGTGTAGGGTTCGCGGAGGAGTCCTGCAAGGTCTGCGGTTGTCCCCACTCCCCCGCAGATGGAGAGGCCTTTTTTGAACCGGAATTTTACCAGCGTGTGAAGACCTTCGGTATGGTCGAGGTGGAAGTGGCTGAGAAACAAAAAGGCCGGTTTGTCCTGCGTCATGTACCGGTCGGCTTTTGCAATCCCGTTCCCCGCGTCAAGGATGATATCGTAATCCCGTGCCGTGATCAGCGCGGATACGGTATTTCCCGTGAGAGAATCATACCAGCCGTTTGTCCCAAGGAAGGTGACCTGCATGAACGGAAGTTAACCCTCTTCCCTCATCAAGATGGCAGGTACTCTCATTTTTACCGGAACAGATGAACGGGATTTTTATCCCACCCGGCGGATAGTAAAATCAGGTCCGGTGCAAATGGCCCCGGAGGAACTTCTCATGAAAAACCACGTATGTCTTGTCCTGTGTGCTGCCCTGCTTATTCTCGCTGCATGCGTTATCCCGGCCGGTGCGGTTGTCCTTGAAGTTACGGTTAAAGGTACGGTGTCTGATCTTTCTCCTGTAAACAATACCCTGACCCTTGCCTCCCCGTCCCAGTATGGATGTGATTATGGTAATGGCACATCAGCCCCTGTCTGCTCGTGGACGCCGCTCAACGTTACGACCATTTCTGGTACCGTCCCCGATCCGGCTGCATTTACCGTTTTTGCCAACGGGAATCAGGCTGTGGCCGTCAGCCTTGGCGGAACGGGCGGGACCTGGATTTCGCTTGCGAAACTTTACGGATCCGGGACATCTGCGGATGAGGCAACCGATGAAATTGGCGATATCGGGAGTCTCCCTGTTCAGCTCATCGGAGATTACGCCGTAAGCGAAATCACCTCCCCCAACTGCTCTTCCTGCACCGGCACGACCTGCACGGCGACTTCCTCGAACGTGACGATCGCGAGCGGGAACATAACCGTGGCGCAGCAGACCCTCAGTGCCGGCCAGTCGCTCTTTTTCAACGGCAGGAACGATGCATCGAGCGTGAACGTCACCTTGGTAAGGGGACAGGCTCTCTCTTCATCCTGCCCCGGGAATACCGGCCTTATCGGTGGTGTCCAGCCAATCTCCGATTATATCGTGCACGTGGTTCCCCCGCTTTCTGTCACGGCAACGAATCCGGGATCAGGTACACCGGCCGCGACAGAATCGTATGCTCCTGTGGCAGCAACCACCCCCCAGTCTGCCCTCCCCTTTGCGGCCTTGAGTGCTCTTGGGCTGGGCATTGCCGCTCTCTGTATTGCCGGCCGGCGCCGCAGGGACTAGAACCCTGCGGATCACGCTCTTTCTTTTTTGTCCGATCACAACTTCCATGTGCCGAGAAGCCGCAATCCTTAATCAGGTACGATGATCCCCCTACAGGAGCACGATTAATCCATGGCACCGGTAAAAGTTGGCGTGCATGTCTCCATTGCCGGCTCGCTCGATCTCGCGGTTGACCGGGCAAAAGATGCAGGCTGCGACGTTTTCCAGATGTTCTCCCGTAATCCCCGGGGATGGGGATACAAACCCCTGTCCGAGGGAGATTGTGATCTCTACAAAAAGAAGATCGCAGCCACCGGCCTCCTCCCGGTTGACCATATGCCCTATCTTCCGAATCTGGCCTCGCCAAAAACGGAGATCTGGGAAAAGTCCGTCCAGACTCTGAATGCCGAGCTTGACCGGTGCAACAGGCTGGGCATTCCCTACCTGGTCACCCATCTCGGCCACCATCTTGGGGACGGGATTGCGGGTGGCAGGGCCCGGGTCATAAAAGCCATAAATACCGTCCTTGCCTCATCGGAATCGGGAACAATGCTGCTTTTAGAGAATACCGCCGGGGAGAAGAACAGCGTTGGCAGCAGTTTCGAGCACATCGGTGCGATACTTGCGGGGCTTTCCGATGAGAAAAGGATCGGAGTCTGTTTCGATACCTGCCACGCGTTTGCCGCGGGTTACGAGCTGCGGACCAGGGAGGGAATTACCTCCACCCTTGCACAGTTCGATGAGCAGGTCGGGATTTCCCGTCTTCGCGTTATCCATCTCAACGACACCAAAGGTGATCTCGGGAGCGGCCTAGACCGGCACGAGCACATCGGGATGGGGTTTATTAGTGAAGACGGATTCCGGCACATCCTGCACAACCCGGTCTTTGCGCGCCTCCCGCTTGTCTGCGAAACACCGGTGGACGAACGAAGGGATGATCGCGGCAATATCGCAAAGGTCCGTGAACTGGCCGCCTAAAAAATTCCCGGTACCGGGAACCATCTGCATGCCTTACGGCAGTGCTTTAATCTTCCCGGTCGGGTAGAGGATCCGGGGGACGTGCAACAGCGACATACCTAAAGGATACAATATGGCTAAAAATATTAGCTTTTTATAATCATAATAATGTCGGACAAGGCAAACGTAATTCTTATGAAATATTGCGCCTCCTACGTCCCAAAAACCGATAGTATGAGGCTCTCCGCCGGTCATCATTCCGCGCGGCCGGGTGTCCCCCCTACGTCCTTATTATACTGTACTCCCAATAGTTCCTGCAGTGAAGGCGATATTTGACGGCACCTCGGTGCTGACCGGAAAGGACGGGCGGACTCTCTATGACCAGAGCGGGTACGGGCGCCCCGAGGGCGAGGGGATCCGCCTCGCGCCGCAGGAAGCTCTCTACCTTCTTCATCGCCAGAAACTCGATGTTCCCGGGTATACCTTCGATTCGCTCCTTGCCGAGTATGCGGATCAGCGCAATTTCCTGCGCAGTTTCCTTGTGTACCGCGATCTGCGCGAACGCGGGTACGTAGTCCAGACCGGGCCCCATGATTTCCGCGTATTCCGGCGCGGGGAGAAACCCGGGACCGGCGAGTCGCTCTACCTGGTGCGGGTCCTCTCGGAACGGGATCCGGTCCGGTTCACCAAACTCATAGAAGAGGTGGTCACATCAAGGAACATGCGCAAGCAGTACGTGCTCGCGGTTGTAGACGACGAGGAGGAGCTCACCTATTACGAGATCAAGCTCCAGAAACTCGCCGATGCATCAGTCCATGCGCCCCCTATTGCAAAGGCAGAATCTGTTCTCGTGGGAAGATCTGCCATGATCCGGGTACCCCTGCAATCGGATCTTGAACGAGCCGGGTTTGGGAAGCGGCTTGATGACGAACGGCTCATGCTTGCCCCGGTAGAGCTGCTCTATCTCATGGATTGCGGGGTCCTCAAGGCAAAAAGGGACGGGGCTTTCATCAGCACGGCAGATTATTTCGCATACGCCTCGGAGTCGGATCCGGAACTTGCCGCA
Proteins encoded in this window:
- a CDS encoding MBL fold metallo-hydrolase encodes the protein MQVTFLGTNGWYDSLTGNTVSALITARDYDIILDAGNGIAKADRYMTQDKPAFLFLSHFHLDHTEGLHTLVKFRFKKGLSICGGVGTTADLAGLLREPYTVPLDRVPFAVTVKELKEGVHELPFKVTCLPLVHPVPCTGYRFEIDNKVVTYCTDTGLCDNAVSLARDADLLITECGLKPGEKSPLWPHMNPEDAIEVARRAGAKRLALTHFGAEVYKTLEERRALKAQFEKECPGLLVSEDDLTIEV
- a CDS encoding deoxyribonuclease IV, with product MAPVKVGVHVSIAGSLDLAVDRAKDAGCDVFQMFSRNPRGWGYKPLSEGDCDLYKKKIAATGLLPVDHMPYLPNLASPKTEIWEKSVQTLNAELDRCNRLGIPYLVTHLGHHLGDGIAGGRARVIKAINTVLASSESGTMLLLENTAGEKNSVGSSFEHIGAILAGLSDEKRIGVCFDTCHAFAAGYELRTREGITSTLAQFDEQVGISRLRVIHLNDTKGDLGSGLDRHEHIGMGFISEDGFRHILHNPVFARLPLVCETPVDERRDDRGNIAKVRELAA
- a CDS encoding flavodoxin family protein, producing MKVVAFNGSARKDGNTAILVREVFKELEKSGIETEIVQLAGKKVHGCTACMKCMEKKDRRCVIEDFANECIAKMDEAEGIILASPTYFSDVTAEMKALIDRSGFVAMANGSMFRRKVGAAVVAVRRGGAIHTFDTINHFFFISQMVVPGSCYWNVGIGLAPGDVEKDNEGLETMKVLGENMAWAMKKLNK
- a CDS encoding amino acid permease, encoding MDLRALIPKGTQAFRTKTIDKLMECTSGEHALRKVLSPLDLTLMGIGAIIGTGIFVITGVVAANYSGPALVISFVIAGIVCAFAALAYAEFAAMVPVAGSAYTYSYASLGEIWAWIIGWDLILEYAVSIAAVAVGWSGYVTSLAAGAGITLPAMLVNPPGTSGGLVNIPAMVIIGLVTLLLIIGVRESARVTTVIVAIKLGVILLFLYLAFGHIQPANWVPFMPFGWNGVITGAAIVFFAYIGFDAVSTAAEEVQNPTRDVPLGILSSLAIATVLYIAVSAVLTGIVPYSLFAGTSAPVAFALEQIGISWGSALISVGAICGITSVIIVLLYGQTRIFFAMSRDGLLPGIFRQIHPVYRTPVKVTLLVGTVTALLAGFLPLTTIAELVNIGTLAAFIIVSLGVIVLRYTKPSFPRPFRCPLVPLVPILCILSCGLLILALPLVTHLRFVLWLTVGLVIYVIYSRHHSRINDNTSALECWKG
- a CDS encoding Holliday junction resolvase-like protein produces the protein MALEDILEYVSVALVIGFFLGLLFMRAQFRTVEARYRADLERWKAESAAEIRKDSVNRSRFTLKGRIAEQMAPLLPSFGYLPADARFIGSPVDYIIFDGLSSVADEKGSDIRIIFMDVKQGSATLSRTQRVIKKAVEEKAVTWQTLHLEDE
- a CDS encoding DEAD/DEAH box helicase, whose translation is MNTRLQFSDLSLSKEIAKAIENMGFEEPTPIQALAIPLIQAGRDVTAQAQTGTGKTSAFGIPVIENIDASQRVVQVIVLCPTRELAIQIAEEFSHLLAYLPKISVLPVYGGQPIERQLKALANGVHIVIGTPGRVMDHLKRRTLSLDHVSMVVLDEADQMLDMGFRDDIELILKRVPQKRQTLLFSATLPKPIIEISKRFQNRPEFVRVEYQELTVPAIEQSYIEVRDRDKLDSLCRVIDVVDPQLAIIFCNTKRGAEDLAGRIRARGYRAEELHGDMKQSQRDRVMGGFRKGTIDILIATDVAARGIDVEDVDMVINYDVPQDVDYYIHRIGRTGRAGKSGRAITFVTSRDFTKLREIQKYIKVQIPRKPLPTADDVVEQKTKTILEEVRETIQKGGTEPYARIVEQESEGDLTTLEIAAALLKIRLEQGSDSHTEHAVPKDFGDTGAESGMVRFFLGIGRDHKVAPKDIVGAIAGETGIPGKYIGAIRILDTYSFVEVPREYAGEVYTIMKERTIRGLSTAIEPAQGRHP
- the endA gene encoding tRNA-intron lyase: MKAIFDGTSVLTGKDGRTLYDQSGYGRPEGEGIRLAPQEALYLLHRQKLDVPGYTFDSLLAEYADQRNFLRSFLVYRDLRERGYVVQTGPHDFRVFRRGEKPGTGESLYLVRVLSERDPVRFTKLIEEVVTSRNMRKQYVLAVVDDEEELTYYEIKLQKLADASVHAPPIAKAESVLVGRSAMIRVPLQSDLERAGFGKRLDDERLMLAPVELLYLMDCGVLKAKRDGAFISTADYFAYASESDPELAAKEKVYAELRRHDFTPRTGYKFGHHFRVYCGKNVHSDLLVHAIEKEAVMPISVVSRSVRMAHSVKKKMLFGCVHTTGIQFVEFARIKL
- a CDS encoding YkgJ family cysteine cluster protein, with protein sequence MVIVSLVPIPYRIAALTAEKNALFSYPPDRLSGIIRDVGFRCTYCAKCCTRAFNGHVFLLEQEVATARAIDPDALEPAPDPEFCDQHGTFYVSGYALKVKDDKEGSCWFLENGRCTIYDRRFAICRIYPYMLHREPDEDGIIDWRQISGFEKHGKYNAKITDEESRTLARETMEYEHAFLDHQIAFLECVQQWFARHQLRHVQKVYDDRMRQFKKGSPLTVMVYTGGQFEKCQVFPKPAPRES